The genomic DNA ACTGTGAGCGCTTGGCAATGCCCAATGCCATGAGGGTCGTAGCGATGGCACCGGCAAATGCAGCTAAGGGCAAAAGTAACGGATTCTCGTGAGCCCAGCCGAGCATGAAGGCAATAGCTGCCGCGATACTACCGCCAGCCTCGGTGCCTAGTACCGTTGGGCTTGCCAAGTTCTCCCGGAATAAGCCCTGGGCGAGCACGCCTGCTACTGCTAGAGCGCTGCCCACAAGTGCTGCAGTCAGTGCACGCGGGATCCTCAGCTCAGTCAGGATCGTCCAAGCCATGGAGGCAGACTCGGTTGTTGCGGCTCCACCCAGGTGGTTGGTAAATCCGAGGGTAAGATCATCCCAATTTAGTACCGATCCGCCAAAAATCAAACTTGCCACCACAACGACAGCTAAGGTCACAATGCTGATGATCCAAACCGATTGTTTACGGTGTGGCATCATTTGGCCTGAGCCTCGGTGACTGGTGGTTCGTTTTTTAGAGCAGACTTGAGTTTGGCAACGGCTTTGGTGATATGCGGTGAGACTGCTGCGAGCTCAGAGTCTGGAATCACGATGATACGTCCGGCGCTCCACGCGGCAAGCTTACTAATGCCTGGTATGGCTTTGAGTTTGGCTGACTCCTCGTCACGACTGGTGTTGGGTGTACCGCCAACGACGATGAAGCTTGGGTTTAGGTTAAGTAGAGCTTCGACACTTAATTTTTGCCAGCCGTTAACGAGATCGTGAGCTGCATTGGTGGCGCCCGCTGCGGTGGAGATCGCGTCGAATAAAGTATTTCGTCCGCTAATTGTTCCATCATCGTAGATATGCAGTACGCTCGGTTGCGCTCGTGTTTTTTCCCCTTTTTCTGAGGCTAATGCGAGTGAAGATTTCATCTCGGTCACGACTTTAGCTGCAGCCTCTGGCTCGTCAATACGTTCGCCCAATGATTTAATGGTAGACTCAATCGCCTCTATGCTCACGAGATCGGTCATCATAAATTTCGCGATCTGCATACTCTGCAGCCTACTGATAATTTCGGGGCGACTAAAGCTTGCTAGGATAACGAGATCTGGTTTGAACCTCACAACCTGCTCGACGTCACCGTGAAAGCGGCCCTTGATGCCGCTCGCCATTGCGGTGATGTTGCTGTAGCGCTGATCATCAGCAAATCGCGAGACAGCCACCAATCTGGCAAGTGCCGATTGGCACGGTCGCGGCTCGCACGATGCTGCCAAGATGGCGGTGAGCATTTCGTCACTCGCCAGTGTTGCTGACAATATGCGCTGAGGCTTAGCGAGGCAAAAATTGCCGTGAAAAAAAGCCAGAAATACCAATATCCCAGCCAACCATGGGCCGACAGTGGCGGACATCGACAATTGCTGGGGAAGCCCCTGAACTCTCAATTTGTTTTGCGATTTTTGTAGCATCACTAAAATTATATGGTCCTCTCCAGAGTCGGGTCAACTGGTGCACGACGCCGGTGGCGTAGACAAAAAAAAGTTCGGCGAATTCCAGGTTTAAGACGCAAGGCGGCCCTAATTCTAAAGGCTGTCCAAGATTTAGGCGATGCAAGACTTGGTATCGGTCGATGCGTCATAGTCTTTAGCGACTTAGGTTAGCGCATCCAAGTTTAGCGGAACTGCAGCGTTTGGAGGTTAGTCATGTCCGGTCTTAAACAGTCACGCCGCCTCAATGTTCGCGATTGGTCCCTGATAGTCTTGGGTCTGGCTGGCATGGTGGCGTGTGGCGAGGGCCCCATGACCTTTAAGCGTGTGGAACAAGAGACTGCGGATAGTGCGACGCGTGGCGAGGCACTGCAAGCCACTACCCACGACACGGCTAAGGCACCCGGTGGCGCTGAAAAAGATGATAGCGGCGATGCGCGCAAAGGAAACGGTCCGCGGCAGGGTTCCGGTAGTAGGGACATCCCCGACACCGCGGGCCCGGAGGGACCTCGTGATCCTAGTGCGGTACCTGGTCTTGATACCTTGAGCATACAGTGGCGTCTACCGTGTCAGCATACCGCCTTAGACTCAGGGGCCATAGTTGGTGGCGGGCGGCATGCGGTTACTTTGGGTCAGGCATCGAAGCTCGCGGTAACCTTCAGTGGCACCGTCTGTGAACCTGCTCCGACGCCGCGCGAGATTGTGCTGGTGGTTGACGTAACGGGATCCATGGGTCCAGGAACGGGCGATGGATTCAACCACGATCCGATGCGCAATGGTTCTTGCGGACGCATGGAGGCCGTGCGCCACGTTCTCGCCAAATTGCCCGCCGATGGCTCAGCGCGCGTCAGCTTGATTACCTTTAATTCCAGAGTCACTGCCAAGTCGAGCGAGTTCCATACGAATGGGGCAACTCTATTTGCTGATTTGGAATCATCGACGCGTCGCCCGATTGCCAACGTCCTTTGTGCTGCAGACGGTGAGACAGATTACGCTGCTGCTTTGTCTACTGCAGGTAAGATGCTCGATAAGTTTGGACGGACGCATGTGCAACGAGAAATCTACTTTGTCACTGACGGTATCCCTACGGTTCGTGATGGAGTCCGCGAGGCATGGGCACTCAAGGCTGACGGTGTTATGATCGCACCGATTATGCTGATAGGTGATGAATCTATCCTGCGTGACAAGATAGCTAGCCGCGATTCTTCCGGACAGCCCTTTTTCCGCAAGGTTGCTGAAGCGAATGAACTGCCGCGAGCACTGGCGGATCTTGCAGTAAGTAAGCTGGTAAGCGTCCAGTTGAAGTACCGCGCTGTTGGCAAGTCAAACTGGGAGTCTGTTAACCTTGTAAGTAAGCTTCAGGGCTATAGCTTTGGTCTGGCGCCACTGCAGTTTGACATGACCCTTGGGGACGGCTTCGAGATGCGTCTAGAAACCCTGGACAACCGAGGGCGCAAGACGGAAGTGGAAGGTGTGTTGATGGCGAGTCCCAATCCTTAGGATTCGTGATCACCTAAACGAGCCTTAACCTTACGCGTGAGCCATCCCACGACTGGGACGTGCTCATAGACCATTTCACCTAGGTCAAAGTAATCACGGTGGTAGACCACCAAGTCACCGCGGTAACGAAACTGCGACACACCTTTAACCGTAACGGTCTCGCCGTCTTCAAGTTTGGGCGTGTTGAGATACATCGTCCAGGAGGCGAAGCCCTCGTCGCCCTGGCGTACCTGGGTCGCCAATTCAAAACGGATCTTGCTCACACCCTCATACATATGGCGGTAGTAGCTGAGGAGCTTATCCCGACCCTCAAGATGCGTGACTGGATCCTCAAAGACGCAGTCCGACGCGTAGAATTTCTCTACCATCTCTTTCATATTGGCGAGAGATGTTTGGTTGTAAAAATCGGCCACACTGAGCTGCTGAGCCACTGCAGGCGGCATTGCGGTGGTCACGTATAACAGCGCTGTGAGTGCCACAGATCTTCTGTTTATCACTTCTCGTTACTCCTTAGCTGAGCGGCGTGGTAATAGTCGCGGCCAAAACGGTGGTACCTCAGCCACGTAGGCTGCGTATCCAGGCTTACGCCTCACAAGATCGGCTTCAAGCAACGTCACACCTGAGACACGCCGCAGTAGGAATGTCATCAATGCTGGACCGACTAAGGTCCAGTAACCACCGGGGCAGGAAAGGCTGATGATACCGAAGCCCCACCACAGTAGGCTGTCGCCAAAATAATTGGGGTGGCGCGTCAGACCCCAAAGGCCACTGCGGAGCACCTGGCCACGGTTTTGCGGATTAGCCTTAAAGGTCTTGAGCTGGGCATCGCCGATGACCTCAAATCCAAGACCCAAAGCGAATACGGCGAACCCTATGATATCAAATACGGTGGGAAAGGCGTCTCCGCCGCCGCCGGCAATCACCGCTAGAGGGGTCGAGACTATCAGGAGTATCGTTGCTTGGAGGAGGTTGACGCGGAGGAAACTCTTCCAAACAAAACTGGGCCCAATTTTGTTACGCATGGCCGTGTAGCGTGGGTCCTCGCCCTGGCCACTATTACGGCGATGGAGATACCAAGATAGACGTATCCCCCAGAGGGCGACGCAGGCCAAGGTCAGGCCACTTCTAGGGTCGAGCTCTCCTGCTTGCCAGCAGTACCCTGCCATGGCTAACACAAATCCTAGACCCCACACCCGGTCGACGAAGCTGACATCATGGTGGCGGACCCCTAGGTACCAAATCACCACCATCATCAGGCCCACTGCGCCTGCGCCGGGCAATATGAGTGTCCATAGACTCATAGGGCTAAACTCCCGTTTAGTGACCGATCCATCTCAAGTACTATGGTGCGGGAATCGGGTCATGTCCAGATCGAATCGGGTCTGGATCGCTTCATTGGTGGTGGGTATGAGCTTCATCCGTTTTCTTGTGCTCATGAAGATTAAGATGATTAGTCTTCTGTACTTTCGCTTCGACGTCGCCTGGTTTGGTCCTAAGCCGGAGCGTCGTAACTGGAGCGATATTAGGCTTGCTGTGATTTTGAATCATACGAGCCTCCTTGAGCCCATATTTGCGGCAGTTTTACCGGTCGGATTTCTATGGCGTATTGCCAGTCGCGGTATGTTTCCTGCCGCCGATCTGACTATGAATCGTCCTATAGCGGGCAGATTATTTCGCATTCTGGCACCCCAGGTAATCGCGCTCACACGTAAACGCGATGAGAGCTGGCAGCAGTTTCTGGACCAGATTGATCCAAATGCCGTCATGCTCTTTCTCCCTGAGGGCCGAATGAAGCGTCCTAACGGGCTGGACAAGCACGGTAAACCCATGACAGTGCGGGGCGGTATCGTCGACGTTCTGCAGCTTCTCGGTCACGGCAAGATGCTTATCGCGGTCAGCGGTGGGCTCCATCACTTACGCTTCAGAAAGCGCCTGCAGCTTAGGCTGACTACCGTAGACATAGCTGAATACTTAAAGCAGTTCACCAGAGATGGTCAGCTTGATGGTAAGGCCATCATCAGCGATCTCGAGCAGATCCGTGACGAGCACAGTGTGCTGGCCAATAAAGCGCCGTGACGGTCTGGCGCTGGTATCAAAATGATTATTTACCCCTGCCGGTAGTACAGGTTTGAAACCGCCGGCGGGGTAGGCTAGGTTTCGCGGCGATTGAAGATAACGCACCGTAATAA from Deltaproteobacteria bacterium includes the following:
- a CDS encoding ABC transporter substrate-binding protein — encoded protein: MMLQKSQNKLRVQGLPQQLSMSATVGPWLAGILVFLAFFHGNFCLAKPQRILSATLASDEMLTAILAASCEPRPCQSALARLVAVSRFADDQRYSNITAMASGIKGRFHGDVEQVVRFKPDLVILASFSRPEIISRLQSMQIAKFMMTDLVSIEAIESTIKSLGERIDEPEAAAKVVTEMKSSLALASEKGEKTRAQPSVLHIYDDGTISGRNTLFDAISTAAGATNAAHDLVNGWQKLSVEALLNLNPSFIVVGGTPNTSRDEESAKLKAIPGISKLAAWSAGRIIVIPDSELAAVSPHITKAVAKLKSALKNEPPVTEAQAK
- a CDS encoding VWA domain-containing protein, translated to MSGLKQSRRLNVRDWSLIVLGLAGMVACGEGPMTFKRVEQETADSATRGEALQATTHDTAKAPGGAEKDDSGDARKGNGPRQGSGSRDIPDTAGPEGPRDPSAVPGLDTLSIQWRLPCQHTALDSGAIVGGGRHAVTLGQASKLAVTFSGTVCEPAPTPREIVLVVDVTGSMGPGTGDGFNHDPMRNGSCGRMEAVRHVLAKLPADGSARVSLITFNSRVTAKSSEFHTNGATLFADLESSTRRPIANVLCAADGETDYAAALSTAGKMLDKFGRTHVQREIYFVTDGIPTVRDGVREAWALKADGVMIAPIMLIGDESILRDKIASRDSSGQPFFRKVAEANELPRALADLAVSKLVSVQLKYRAVGKSNWESVNLVSKLQGYSFGLAPLQFDMTLGDGFEMRLETLDNRGRKTEVEGVLMASPNP
- a CDS encoding nuclear transport factor 2 family protein, giving the protein MINRRSVALTALLYVTTAMPPAVAQQLSVADFYNQTSLANMKEMVEKFYASDCVFEDPVTHLEGRDKLLSYYRHMYEGVSKIRFELATQVRQGDEGFASWTMYLNTPKLEDGETVTVKGVSQFRYRGDLVVYHRDYFDLGEMVYEHVPVVGWLTRKVKARLGDHES
- a CDS encoding DUF1295 domain-containing protein, with product MSLWTLILPGAGAVGLMMVVIWYLGVRHHDVSFVDRVWGLGFVLAMAGYCWQAGELDPRSGLTLACVALWGIRLSWYLHRRNSGQGEDPRYTAMRNKIGPSFVWKSFLRVNLLQATILLIVSTPLAVIAGGGGDAFPTVFDIIGFAVFALGLGFEVIGDAQLKTFKANPQNRGQVLRSGLWGLTRHPNYFGDSLLWWGFGIISLSCPGGYWTLVGPALMTFLLRRVSGVTLLEADLVRRKPGYAAYVAEVPPFWPRLLPRRSAKE